In the Hyla sarda isolate aHylSar1 chromosome 9, aHylSar1.hap1, whole genome shotgun sequence genome, tatcgcggcggtccctgcggccatcaacggtggtgccctgtattaacccttcagacgcggcgatcaaagctgaccgccgcgtctgaggggaaagtgacactaacccggctgttcagtcgggctgttcgggaccaccgtgatttcaccgcggcggtcccaaacagcccgactgaatagccgggttagtgcttacaggacaccgggggggaccttacctgcctcctcggtgtcttctccgttcagggattccctgtatggccggcgctctccttcctcgtcatcacgtcgccgcgtacgtgcgtcggcgtgcgtaacaacgtgatgacggagagcgaggatacccggccggcagcagagacgttccggagcgacggggacacggcgacagcgatggagcgacatccagggcagccgtgacgggtccggagcggcagggacacgtgagtattacctcctcctgcagtggtcttcaatctgcggacctccagatgttgcaaaactacaactcccagcatgcccggacagccaacggctgtccgggcatgctgggagttgtagttttgcaacatctggaggtccgcaggttgaagaccactattgggttcaaaatctttatttttttttagattttgcccctaaaaattgggtgcgtcttatacgccggtgcgtcctataggacgaaaaatacggtatcacaTAAAATTAAGTTTTTAACATATTCCTATAATTACTGACCACCCTAagtgcaaaagcaaaaaaaaaaaaggacatatgTCAGGATCCTGGTATGAAGAAAAATCTCACAAAATATAAGCTTCACCGCATCCACTAACACAGTCCAGTAGATGTCAGACTTTTCTTCAAAGCCCAAAAAacatttaagggtacattcccacacggcgtatttgctgcgtattttattttctctgttgaagtcaattggtaggaaaatacgcagcaccaaatatgcagcaaatacgcagcaaaatacgccgtgtgggaacgtaccctaaatgtcTGTCACATAAAGCAGCTAGCTTTTAATAGACGCAGGTTTGCTGCTGTCCACGCCCGATGATCCGCTCAGGTCTTCTTTAGCTCCTTGTTGGTCCTGGAAGCCTGAGCAGCAGATGGATTGCTGTGTTACCAGCTTAGAACAGCAGAGCCGCATTGCTTCAATCTCCGGCTTACATTTGCTTTCCATATAATTGTTGACtgtgaatataaaataaatgtgaaCATTACAATACTGTACTAACTTGTAAAGGGTAGAATGTATCGGCGGTAACTCGCTTGTCACTGCTTACAATGAAGACATTTTTGGATTTCACATGCTGCCTTCTGACAGGGATCTTTTCTCAGAGGCATCACTAATCTGAAGGAGAGCAAAAATAATCAGAAATTAAAGAGGCACATAGTGTGTCAGACAAATACAACAACATATGCACAAATATGGGGCGAATACATTCGTATCCCAGCACTGGTGGCAGCTCCGACCACTGCAGTGTAGATTCCCATATATGTTCATCACATTATAGGGCTGTAGATGTTGCCCTCGACACTGTCTTAGGGCCaaaaatgacattaaaggggtattccaggaaaaaaactttttatatatatcaactggctccagaaagttaaacagatttgtaaattacttctattaaaaaatcttaatcctttcagtacttataagcttctgaagttaaggctgttcttttctatctaagtgctctctgatgacacgtgtctcgggaaccgcccagtttagaagaggtttgctaaggggatttgtttctaaactgggcgtttcccgagacacgtgtcatcagagattacttaggctgggttcacactacgtttttgccagacTGTTTTCAattcgtttttctaaagaaaaccgtatggcaaaaaaacggatggaacagtatggaaaaaagtaaaccgtatgcgtttttaaacagtatacggtttttaaaagtgcatacagttccgtcagtttttatagaaaaaaaccacataagttttagaaaattttgtccattttttatgggaggggtcttgggtggggactttaggattcaaatgcgcatgtgcaaagtaaaaacgtatacgtttttcccgtatggaaccgtatacatgtgcgtttcccattgacgtccatgttaaaaaaatgtatgtggttgcagtacggtttttaaaccggagacaaaattgtagtctaccacggttttgactctgttttaaaaaccgtactgcaaccgcatacgttttttttttaacatggacgtcaatgggaaacgcccatgtatacagttccatacgggaaaaacttatatgtttttactttccacatgcgcatttgaatcctaaagtccccacccaagacccctcccattaaaaatggacaaaattttctaaaacttatggtttttttttctatgaaaactgACGGATaaacagatagaaaagaacagccttaacttcagaagcttataagtactgaaaggattaagattttttaatagaagtaatttacaaatctgtttcactttctggagccagttgatatataaaaaaaagttttttcctggatgaccccttgtGTGCAGTGCTCTCCCTTTTCAGCACGAGGTGTTAGGATATAAGTGAGAACTGTTTATCCCCTTACATGCCCGCCATGGACTGGTAGGACGGCAGACTTTTAATGAGCCACACAAATAAATGAATGAAACAATAAGAACCATCTATAAAGAGGTAGATTACCCCAGCCCACTGTACTTTTCTGTTCTCCCAGTCAGTAGGATGGCGATGATATCTGGAGGgggttttctttctttcttacaCCTCCTCTCTTTTTGTGGCCTCCGGTACAGTCTTCTTGCTTGTGGCGGCTTTCTGGCCACTCCGTGCGGCGCATCAGGGAAGCGGCCATCTGGCGTGTTTGTCACTTTGAGCTCCAAATGGACAAGTTTTTTGTTAGCTCCACTCCAGGAGGCCGAGTTAGGTCCCAATTTTGGTTCCAACagccttatttaaaggggttctccgcccctagacatcttatcccctatccaaaggataggggataagatgtcagatcgcgggggtcccaccgctggggacccccgggatctcagctgcagcacccacctgttgcggcttccggcagcgctggaggctctcatcctaacgcctcccgACCACGGCGACGTGAGatcatgacgtcatgactccgcccccgtgtgccatcgcgccccgcccctcaatgcatgtctatgggagggggcgtgacagctgtcacgcccccacccatagacttgcattgaggggtggggtgtgacatcacacgggggcggagttgtgacatcacgatctcacgtcattgtggtcgggaggcgttaggatgagagcctccagcgctgccggaagccgcaacaggtgggtgctgcagctgagatcccgggggtccccagcggtgggacccccgcaatctgacatcttatcccctatcctttggataggggataagatgtctaggggcggagtacccctttaagcctgttaGTCCCTCAGCTCAGTCTCTTTGAGCACATTCTCTAGCCAGCTAGCTCAGAATCCACAGGATCCACCTCTAGAGGATCAGGGGTCTTCAAAGAGGATGAGACCATTTTCTTTGTCAACAAGATAGAATGGAAGAAACCAGAAAAGGGCCCTGTTCTTTCCAAGCTATTTAGAGCCATGTTTCCTAGTGCGGATCATCTGGTATCCTGGGGATCCATTTCTACAGAGGATATGGAGATCACCAAACTGTCAATGCGTACAGTTGTTCCTGCGGATGTTGGGTCAAGTCTACGCGATCATAGGGCAGAGGATGCCCATAGGAGAGGCTATACAGCTGCCAACGCCTCCGCTGCTATTGCCTCTTCATAGGTATCTTATTTTTTGAGGCTTCGCCCACAACAAATTCAGTCCGACATAGATAGCAGGATTTTCAGACAAGACATCCTGGCTTCCTGGCTTCTTTTTAaagcctcttaccccaggtggttgtgtgagctcacacacaatgGACAGCGTGTAAGGATTGTTAGAGCCCGGTCTGCCGCCTCCCGACCAAGTAGATAgcgacaaatggacttcaaagatgtggtgggtcttttgcggcgctgactcggaacaggcacatcaggtgagtataaaaggtttattaaaatgtaacgcgtttcaccgcacatgGGCGGCTTCATAATGAAGCCGCCCATGTgcggtgaaatgcgttgcattttaAGAgaccttttatactcacctgatgtgcctgttccgagtcagcgccgcaaaagacccaccACATCTTTCAGGCTTTGGGTTACTCCCTGTTTCCCCTGCCATGTCTCCCGACCAACTCTTGGTTCCTTTTCCTCACCTCCCAATCAGAGGGTGAATCTTTCATTTCAAAGTGTCCTAAACTCAGGCTTGGGTGCTAAGGATAATATGGGAAGGTCACTCCATAGATCTGTCATCGGTCCCTCCTGACATCTTTGTCAAGATAAGACTTCTTTCTGCTCAAAGGACAGTCATTCTAGAGTCATATATCCAGGAGTATCTTTGCAGGCGTGCTTTGGAGGAGGTTCTTGCGGGAGAACGCAGGTAAAGGATTTACTTTATAGTgttccagggcatgctgggagttgtagtttgacataGGCGGGGAAACATTGCTCCACAACGTCCTGGGACAccctataaagcagtgttttccaaccagggtgcctccagccattgcaaaactacaactctcagaggctgttctggcatgctgggagttgtagttatgcaacaagctggaggcaccctggtggggaaacacttttCTAGACACAGAGCGATaagtcccttttttgtttttttcccccattagCCAGATTACAAATTTGCCTTGGAACAAAACCTGCAATGTGTATGTAGGATCCATTCCAATTAAAAACAATAGGAAGCAGAAATCCAAATATCTGTGTAAGTGAACGACCGCTAGGGGGCTTCCGCAAGTTATGTGAATACGTCCATTCACATCCATGTAAATCTACATATATGTATTGGCAGGATAACCAATAGTATAATAGGATATCCTTATAGTCCTGGAAATAGAAGCACATACCCTGCCGACTGTGAACACAACCCCGGAACACACACGCTTGCAAGGAAATACAAGAGAACCGAAGGAAGCGCCCGCAGTCAGTGTGACCTTCAGGAGCCGAGGCCGCCATTTTCTCGTAGACCAAATCGAGTATCACTTCATGCGGGTGACCTCACCAAAATGGTGCCCGCAGGACGGACATTTCTTCACGTCTTGGAACGCAAACATCGACACAAGAGCtgtggtatatactgtacagagcaAGATGGCGGTGCAGGCTGTACACATCGAGGGAGACGCGTTCTTGGTTTGTGTGGCTCATTCGCTGAGCACGGAGCGAGAGGAGGTCATGGGCCTGTGTATAGGGGAGGTGAGAGCCCAATTAGGACGCTACCAATCAGGAGGCTGCTTTCATTTTCGACATCTAGAAgcaaattggttgctatggactagtgcttcccaacctgagtgcctccagctgttgcaaaactacaactcccagcatgcccggacagcctttggctgtccgggcatgctgggagttgtagttttgcaacagctggagatgccctagtggggaaaaaaaaactgctatgGACAATGTTTTCACAGACAGCTGATGTCACCATAGTATTCATGTGACAAGGATGGGCCATTAGTGTGCAAAAAGTGGGGCTCTGACCTCTGTGCCCCCCTCAGATCATCAAAACACAGGGGGCAATGGCGCTTAGTGCAAATATTTCGTAACTCCTACAGGCATCATGCCGCTATTGTttaaatgttttccaaacagtgttcctccagctgttgcaaaactacattttccagcatggccagacaacaATCTGCAACagacagtaaggctaggttcacattgccattggaCTCCACTAGGGAGCTCCGTCAGCTATTCCGCCAAAAAGAccgaagtttaaaggggttatccaggagaaaacttttttgtataaatcaactggctccagaaagttaaacagatttgtaaattacttctattaaaaaaatcttaatcctttcagtacttatgagcttctgaagttaaggttgttcatttctgtctaagtgctctctgatgtcacgtgtctcgggaaccgcccagtttagaagcaaatccccattgcaaacctcttctaaactgggcggttcctgagacacgtgtcatcagagagcacttagacagaaaacaaccttaacttcagaagctcataagtactgaaaggattaagattttttaatagaagtcatttacaattctgtttaactttctggagccagttgatacatacatatatatatatgtttcctggataaccccttttaacagagggaaaaaaaaaagtgtgtgtgtaaaTAACCGGATCCACGAGGGACAACATTCAAGTCAGTGGGATCTGTTGGAACCTGGTGACGACCCGATGGAgtcagttgtgctctgacccgTTTTGGGGCCGttcaatgccaaaaaaaaaaatagctgaagGGACCCGAAACGGGACAGATCACAATggcgatgtgaacccagcctaagcaccATCCCATTTACTACAGCGCAATTCCAGGATTTCTACTGCGGATTTTGACAAAAGATTGAATGTGTTTAGTCTTTCAACAGGATCCGATTCAGAGGTTCTGCTAAGGATCTTCCGTAgtgtgaactgagcagcagagtcccattcagATCCATGGGAGTCTGCTGAAAGCGTAACCCAGGcataattttgtatatgtgaacagGGACTCTTCCTCCTAGAAATTTATAGATAAATGGACAATTTGGTGTTACCAGTTCCCGATACCAAAGGTGTGTGTCCCTTCAGTGTTTGGTCCTATAAGCACTGCTTGGATGGTATCAGGCAGTGCAAGGACACTCCCCCAACACCTAGtcgtcaatttaaaggggtattccaggaaaaaccttttttttttttttttaaatatcaactggctacagaaagttaaacagatttgtaaattacttctattaaaaaatcttaatcctttcagtacttatgagcttctgaagttaaggttgttcttttctgtctaagtcctctctgatgacacgtgtcttgggaaatgctcagtttagaagcaaatccccatagcaaacctcttctaaactggacgtttcccgagacacgtgacatcagagagcacttagacagaaaagaacaaccttaaagtgctctctgatgacacatgtctcgggaaccgcccagtttagaagcaaatccccatagcaaacctcttctaaactgggcgtttcccgagacacgtgacatcagagagcacttagacagaaaaaaacaacattaacttcagaagctcataagtactgaaaggattaagattttttttattacaagtaatttacaaatctgtttaactttctggagccagttgatatataaaaaaactattttttccccctggataacccctttaattataaacatctaggacagtggtctccaacctgcggaccaccagatgttgcaaaactacaactcccaggctggctgtccgggcatgctgggagttgtagttttgcaacatctggaggtccgcaggttaaagaccactgatctaggaggTATAACAGGAACAATATGTCAGAGTTATGAGAAAAGATGCAGAAATTAAGAAAAGAGACATGTCAGAAGAGCAGACTAGctttccttagggtgcgttcacacgctattactagctgCGGGTTACCCGCTGTGGgaatcctgctgcgagttacactaccattgatttaaatcagTCCGTAATAGTGTCTGAGGatgcattcaaatgaatggtagtgtaactcgcagtgggtttcccgcagtgggaaacccgctgctagttactagcgtgtgtacgcacccttagggtgcgtatacgcagcgtatttgacgctgcgcaaaatttatggcagcagcgggaaatacgctgcgtactccttgctcactataaacacagggctttccggcggcagccctatgtgtgcagtgagttttggagccAGGGCCGCGTGCCGGCGTGACAAATACGCTGCGtctacgccctgtgggaacgcacacccttaaaggctaggttcagactacggaatctccgggcagaaaatttccacccggagaatCCG is a window encoding:
- the CMC4 gene encoding cx9C motif-containing protein 4, which translates into the protein MPLRKDPCQKAACEIQKCLHFNNYMESKCKPEIEAMRLCCSKLVTQQSICCSGFQDQQGAKEDLSGSSGVDSSKPASIKS